A portion of the Cyanobium sp. PCC 7001 genome contains these proteins:
- the hypB gene encoding hydrogenase nickel incorporation protein HypB produces MHMPLEDTLGLNLLAANQHQAEHNREHFDGWNLLCLNVMSSPGAGKTSLLERSLAQLAGRHAMAVLEGDMTTHLDAQRLEAVGVPVVPITTGRACHLDAAMVAGGLKLLRQRLDPSSLDILWVENVGNLVCPAEFEVGEHRKVALLSVTEGDDKPLKYPVMFREADCVLITKTDLLPHLAVDVERIEAHIRQVNPRCAVIRVSASSGEGLDAWHAWVSQQRALQHQAVAATPALVSP; encoded by the coding sequence ATGCACATGCCTCTGGAAGACACCCTCGGTCTCAATCTGCTGGCGGCCAACCAGCACCAGGCCGAGCACAACCGCGAGCACTTCGATGGCTGGAACCTGCTCTGTCTGAACGTGATGAGCAGCCCGGGAGCGGGCAAGACCTCCCTGCTCGAGCGGTCCCTCGCCCAGCTCGCCGGCCGCCATGCCATGGCGGTGCTGGAAGGGGACATGACCACCCACCTCGATGCCCAGCGGCTGGAAGCCGTGGGCGTGCCCGTGGTGCCGATCACCACCGGCCGCGCCTGTCATCTCGATGCGGCCATGGTGGCGGGGGGCCTGAAGCTGCTGCGTCAGCGGCTGGATCCCTCCAGCCTCGACATTCTCTGGGTGGAGAACGTGGGCAACCTGGTGTGCCCCGCCGAATTCGAGGTGGGCGAACACCGCAAGGTGGCCCTGCTGAGTGTCACCGAAGGCGACGACAAGCCGCTCAAGTACCCGGTGATGTTCCGTGAAGCCGACTGCGTGCTGATCACCAAGACGGATCTGCTGCCCCACCTGGCGGTGGATGTGGAGCGCATCGAAGCCCACATCCGCCAGGTGAATCCCCGTTGTGCCGTGATCCGGGTGTCCGCCAGCAGCGGCGAGGGTCTGGATGCCTGGCACGCTTGGGTGAGTCAGCAACGGGCCCTGCAGCATCAGGCCGTGGCAGCCACTCCTGCCCTGGTGAGCCCATGA